Part of the uncultured Tolumonas sp. genome is shown below.
GGCACTAACAGCGAATTCCAATCAATGGTGCTATGTTTTTCAGAACTGTTTACTTTGACCAGGCCCTTGGTGATGGCCTCGATTGTTTTTGTTCTTAATTCGCCGTTAAAGAAGGCGGCTTGTTGGCAATCTATTGCAAATAATTCAACCCATACATTCTTACACAATTTTTCAGATAATTGCATGGCGCCAGCGAGCGCGATGCCACAAATTTCCAGTGTTTGTAGGGGTTTTAGTGCATTAATTGACTTACTTAAAAAAGGATACTGCACCTTTCCGCAAATGACGCGCTCATTGAGTCCATATTTGCGCATAATTACACCGAGCCGATTTTCTATCCGAATAATGATTTCGTCATATTGTTCGATAGCATTTTCCGGCAGGGTACAAAGCAGTAAACGATCTGACAGTAAGTAATAATGGCTCTGTTCGGGCATGCGCTGACGAATAGCATGAGATACCTGGCGCAAGATCGATTGCGCTTTCTTTAACCCGACACGGCATTCCAGATCGATGAGCCCCTGAGCCCGGAATAACAGCATGGCCGTGGAAGAATTAAAGCCTGCTGAGCTGTCAGGCTGTAACGATAATTTCAGTTGTTGCCCTAATTCTTTTTGCAGTAATAACGGTGTGCCCATACTGGTGACACTGTCGTAGTCAATCAGCTGTTGTAATCGCTGCTGTTCTTGTCGCAATTCACGTAATTTGCGGATGTGCCAAAGCAAGGCAATACCCAAAATGGTCATCATCAGGGCTGCGCTGATCCCGACTTTGAAATACCAGCTTAGCTCGCCATCGAGACGGCGTTTTTCGTTATCCAGCTCCTGCAATCGTTGTGATTGATCTAAGCGGGTGTAATTGGCAAAAAAATCACTTTGTGGCGGTGCTTCTGTTGCTGCGGTTTCATGTTGGCTGTTGGTGAATAACTTGTAGTTCAACAATGCCAAATCGTATTGTCGGTTACTTTCATAAGCCATCGACAACAGACGATAGAGTTCTGTCTCGAGGTTTTTTTGTTCCGGGATCGGAGTATTCAACAGCTGTTCTAACAACACGATCGCTTGCGTCGGATTATCTTGTTGAACGTAAAGTTCTGACAGTGACAGCAAGGATAACCGTTCATAAAACGGTAGTTGCTGTCGCTGAAATAATTCATACGCCGCAGTCAGATAGGTTTGCGCTTCATTATAACGATGCAGCTGCTGGTATGTTTTCCCGATCTCCAGATGCAGGCGGGCGAGATCTTGTGGGCGGGCGGTATGTTGGTAAACGGCGGCGGCATTCAGCAACAGGGCGAGAGCCAGATTAGTTTCATGCGCTTCACGTTTTAATCGAGCCAGATGAATAATGGCATCGGCCTGCCAGCTATCATTGCCCAGTTGTTGTGTCAGTTCCAATGCTTGTTCTGCATAGCGGATGGCATTCGCCAGATCTTGTTCTTGAGCAAACAGTTGGCTGATGCGGGTGGTTAACTGCACTTGTAACAGCAATTGGTTATTTTTTTGTGCTTGTGCCAAGGTTGCATGGTAGGCCAGTAAGCTATGCTCATCTTCGTTATTCAGATGT
Proteins encoded:
- a CDS encoding tetratricopeptide repeat protein is translated as MTLLPLVFLLNGLSVPALEMDPTDLSDTLQQAQQIGIASPDRCIQITEGLLQPQDNPLLSARYDKNASLSRVKDRVQLRSSRQQIQTFIVNGTCYARQERYNEALDALVKAEEMASRQHFDDLAEISLYHQITILGLDLDKPIPAHHAWRRLNVLVQNDNKHSAELPVYVGLLNSALAIHRQLPELAQEMLAQVHTLLLTTPNPQLEVWANMLEGDLLHLNNEDEHSLLAYHATLAQAQKNNQLLLQVQLTTRISQLFAQEQDLANAIRYAEQALELTQQLGNDSWQADAIIHLARLKREAHETNLALALLLNAAAVYQHTARPQDLARLHLEIGKTYQQLHRYNEAQTYLTAAYELFQRQQLPFYERLSLLSLSELYVQQDNPTQAIVLLEQLLNTPIPEQKNLETELYRLLSMAYESNRQYDLALLNYKLFTNSQHETAATEAPPQSDFFANYTRLDQSQRLQELDNEKRRLDGELSWYFKVGISAALMMTILGIALLWHIRKLRELRQEQQRLQQLIDYDSVTSMGTPLLLQKELGQQLKLSLQPDSSAGFNSSTAMLLFRAQGLIDLECRVGLKKAQSILRQVSHAIRQRMPEQSHYYLLSDRLLLCTLPENAIEQYDEIIIRIENRLGVIMRKYGLNERVICGKVQYPFLSKSINALKPLQTLEICGIALAGAMQLSEKLCKNVWVELFAIDCQQAAFFNGELRTKTIEAITKGLVKVNSSEKHSTIDWNSLLVPAQGKTAVR